The DNA sequence CGATATCTTCAAAGCCAAATGAAGAAGGAGGCTATATTGTAAATCAGCATTTAGAAAATCCAATGGTGGAGTTCAAATCAAAGATTTAATTAAAAGTTCATTCAACAGCCGAGTAGTTTAATTAATCCAAAATATATATAAAGGGAAATCATATTGATTTCCCTTTTCTCGTGTTTAGAATGAAATTGTTCCATTAACCGAATCTAGTGCTCCTTCTTGTAGTTCAACGATTTGAACATACTCTGAAGGAATCTCATTTGTACAAGTAATACCAAAGTTCACAGAAGGTTTGAATCCAAATCGACCATAATAATCAGGATCACCTAATACAACGACTGACGTATAGTTCATTTCCTTTGCTAACTCAAAAGCTTTTTGAACGAGTTTTGTTCCAACTCCTTGATGGCGATAATCTAATTTAACAGTGAGTGGGGCTAAAAGAAGCATTCCCTTAAACGCAAATTTTGTAAGCATGATATGTCCAATTAATTGTTTGTTGTCTGTTGCGACTAATGCTAGTTCAGGAATATAGTTTTCACTCACGCGAAGCATGTTAACGAAGTCTTGTTCAGTACCGTCAGAAACAGCCGCTGTTTCAAAAGCTTCTTTTATAAAGTGATAAATCATTTCAAATTCAGTTTTTTCTTCACATTTAATGATTAATGTCATTTTCAGTTCCTCCTACTAATTAGTTATAGGTCTGGGAGGATGCATGTCAATCCTCCCTTATTGGACGGATTGCAGTAATAATGTTTGCTTCAAACAAACAACTCCTTTTATATGGATTTTTTCACATTATAACATGTTTCTCAAAATCCTGTCATATAATTTAAAGATATGAGAGGAGGAATGGGGGATATGCAAGTTGACCAAACTGTAATTAGTATTCAATATGGTGATGTAGATGGGGATTATAATTGTGAAAAAGTCGTTTTATTTGGGACACCTTATAGTCCAAGTCAATCTTACATTCAACAATTGGAATTGTTGATTCATTATATGGATGATAGAAAATTGAGATTTCAATTAGATTTAACGGGATATGATATTCGCTTATTTTTAGGAGATTTTTTAAAAACAAATCATAGTCAAATTCTTATTACGGGACGGACAGGCGGAAGTGGAGACTATGCCATTGCTCGTCTTTATAACTTAGAAAATAACAAACTTAAACTCATTTTAGAT is a window from the Turicibacter bilis genome containing:
- a CDS encoding GNAT family N-acetyltransferase, producing MTLIIKCEEKTEFEMIYHFIKEAFETAAVSDGTEQDFVNMLRVSENYIPELALVATDNKQLIGHIMLTKFAFKGMLLLAPLTVKLDYRHQGVGTKLVQKAFELAKEMNYTSVVVLGDPDYYGRFGFKPSVNFGITCTNEIPSEYVQIVELQEGALDSVNGTISF